In the Longimicrobiales bacterium genome, one interval contains:
- a CDS encoding DUF6159 family protein: MAGSFSNSFALVKASANVLRLDKELLVFPLMSGIATVLVTASFIAPLAVTGGWEIFAEDGGYVSYVLGFLFYLVQYTVIFFFNSALVGAALIRLDGGDPTISDGLAIASKRMSTIVGYAMIAATVGMVLRFISERSGFLGRLAAGFLGMAWTLTTYLTVPVLVTKNVGPIDAVKESAALFKATWGEQVVGNFGLGWAVTLMGLSWAAVSAVLITVAAQLGAAPVMAMVGVAVLGFVLLALFFSALKGVYTAALYRYATTGEVGYFDPDIMGNAFRPKG, encoded by the coding sequence ATGGCCGGCAGTTTCTCGAATAGTTTTGCCCTGGTGAAGGCGAGCGCAAACGTATTGAGGCTCGACAAAGAGCTCTTGGTCTTTCCGCTCATGTCAGGCATCGCCACGGTATTGGTTACCGCGAGCTTTATCGCGCCGCTCGCGGTGACAGGTGGCTGGGAGATCTTCGCCGAGGACGGCGGCTACGTCAGCTACGTCCTCGGATTCTTGTTCTACTTGGTCCAGTACACGGTGATCTTCTTTTTCAACTCGGCGCTTGTGGGCGCCGCTTTGATCCGGCTCGATGGAGGTGATCCGACCATCAGCGATGGTCTCGCGATCGCCTCGAAGCGCATGAGCACCATCGTTGGCTATGCGATGATCGCCGCAACGGTAGGCATGGTGCTTCGTTTCATTTCTGAGCGATCCGGCTTCCTCGGACGTCTCGCAGCCGGCTTCTTGGGCATGGCGTGGACGCTGACCACGTACCTGACTGTCCCGGTCTTGGTGACCAAGAATGTGGGCCCCATCGATGCGGTTAAAGAGAGTGCTGCTCTCTTCAAAGCGACGTGGGGCGAACAAGTGGTGGGCAACTTCGGCCTGGGTTGGGCTGTAACGCTGATGGGGCTCTCCTGGGCTGCCGTTTCTGCAGTGCTGATTACCGTTGCCGCACAGCTCGGTGCCGCGCCAGTCATGGCGATGGTCGGTGTGGCTGTGCTTGGATTCGTGCTCTTGGCTCTCTTCTTTTCGGCGTTGAAGGGGGTCTATACGGCGGCGCTATATCGATACGCGACCACCGGAGAAGTCGGGTATTTCGACCCCGACATTATGGGTAACGCCTTCCGTCCCAAGGGGTGA